One window of Sporocytophaga myxococcoides DSM 11118 genomic DNA carries:
- a CDS encoding O-antigen ligase family protein, with protein sequence MILLLLYFWAVFEYLFTIDKLKTIKYIIAKTVYYLVFLFLTFSIIRSKNDLKKFIFAYTGGLFIGVLFTIILHAADGFSFENINHLSSIIFVNHVYYATVIGIGIPLTWFLLKTTKKTSGKQSFYLKFILLLFLFALITSYTRGSWLALIICIIFYQLLNYKKVTLVISMAVILVISSVTYLFTNDHYLDFASDYTTTIFHEGDIEGHLAATYSMKDVSGMERVYRWVAGANMVKEKPVMGSGPGTFYPEYKKFAIDRFRTYVSDNPEQSTTHNNFLLFLTEQGLVGFLLFATLVIMVFIRGSKIYHETSDPEIKYLTAGFYLAFTSIVICMMFSDFTESDKVGTFFLVSITILAKINQWNKEEEVKSL encoded by the coding sequence ATGATTCTTTTGCTCCTTTATTTCTGGGCAGTATTTGAATATCTCTTTACCATTGACAAATTAAAAACAATAAAATACATCATAGCCAAAACAGTTTATTATCTGGTCTTTTTGTTTCTAACTTTTTCAATCATCAGATCGAAAAATGATCTAAAAAAATTCATATTTGCATATACTGGAGGTTTATTTATTGGTGTTTTATTCACTATTATTTTACATGCAGCAGATGGTTTCTCGTTTGAAAATATTAACCACCTATCCTCCATCATTTTTGTAAATCACGTTTATTATGCAACTGTAATAGGTATTGGAATACCTCTCACCTGGTTTTTGCTTAAAACAACCAAAAAGACTTCTGGAAAACAATCCTTTTATCTCAAATTCATTTTATTACTGTTCTTATTCGCTCTTATCACTTCATATACAAGAGGTTCCTGGCTGGCATTGATTATTTGCATTATTTTTTATCAGTTATTGAATTACAAGAAAGTAACATTGGTGATTAGCATGGCAGTAATTTTAGTCATCAGCTCAGTAACTTATTTATTTACCAATGATCATTACTTAGATTTTGCCTCCGATTACACAACGACGATATTTCATGAAGGAGACATTGAAGGACATCTTGCGGCAACTTATTCAATGAAAGATGTTTCAGGTATGGAAAGAGTATACAGGTGGGTTGCAGGTGCAAATATGGTAAAAGAAAAACCTGTGATGGGCTCCGGTCCTGGTACATTTTATCCTGAATATAAAAAATTTGCCATTGATAGATTCAGAACTTATGTAAGTGACAACCCGGAACAATCAACTACACATAATAATTTCCTTTTATTTCTCACAGAACAAGGATTAGTTGGATTTCTACTTTTTGCTACTCTTGTAATCATGGTATTTATCAGAGGGAGTAAAATTTACCACGAAACTTCTGATCCTGAAATAAAATACCTGACTGCCGGATTTTATCTGGCATTTACTTCCATTGTAATTTGCATGATGTTTTCAGATTTTACAGAAAGCGATAAGGTAGGTACATTCTTCCTCGTTTCCATTACCATTCTTGCAAAAATCAATCAATGGAATAAAGAAGAGGAGGTTAAAAGCCTTTGA